A section of the Engraulis encrasicolus isolate BLACKSEA-1 chromosome 8, IST_EnEncr_1.0, whole genome shotgun sequence genome encodes:
- the bcl9l gene encoding B-cell CLL/lymphoma 9-like protein, with protein sequence MHPENKLTNNGRQAVSSSNTQTFDVNQQQQQGVGPNKGVGLGGHGVKAGQMSAAAGLSSVGGVSGIGAGAGGAAMLKTKTKRERGAAAMERSVAMERGVAMERGVAMDAGDLRDAVVAPALEADTKDGVLRCKRRCVVERKLQSYSGDEWGSGADSEEDEEKAHTAALHRERDMTGPGSSSAVGGQSSAPGPGFAFGPGGLRSDHPRIGKQVYVFTTNLANRAAEAVLHGHTDSIVMFHKQNVHCTKLDQCMPPVKKLPTLSEQLSSRNTPPAGKNKARGDGQRPASMGGPQAAGTAPSSGHPQEVDLPLHPSLPGSSDNPSSQQPVQGNASPQAGSRTAAGGGAEDAAGSLPQLTAGVSPTSGSTVLPAHLQGGEGGPQCGPCGPPDGLSKEQLEHRERSLQTLRDIERLLLRSGVGGGGGGGGGPDGANPGAMYNNNININNNNNADNAGRMQEGGEMAKNAENFNSDMLPLGASYLGNLKKYEEPLQSILSQTQNLGGSRLEESILGSQLGLGALMQHQVSSPPDLDLGGALGGDPDGLTPEQMAWRRLQEEYYQEKRRQQEMHPHSHPHPPQHHYRMMAEMGMPPRGLMMRGPPPPYHSKAEEQWGPAAMMGMGRNPRLMMDMHPDGGPQGPRFMGQMQRGGPPGPGGYPGSPGRMLAMEGLQRSGMGWVEDLPINMGGGGGGGGRPLLHGCYPPGGGGGGGGGPGPQPLPPDVERQLMREEVLRIMEKRQHLQRLEQEQLMLQQQQQEEALVGQSRFMENPGRPDVHNPDMMVVGPHGGGGGGDPMDFPHSRAIMDSPLGRGREGDGPTLGHLGDSPLSANLGRLTQANLSAQEQQMLLKLRGVNRGGGGGPMGELLSPEDISRFRAGPQNGRNGGGGGGAGKTVIAGPDGSVQFPNQRLFRGGGQSEKAFLQQQTDQANFGPEQQGNGQIGSTPQLSHMAIEAGGPRGGAADPCPRHPSDLSAVNVIPMGSPSTAPSHPLKSPSLGPEPSPLMPSPSASVLKSPTALSTASPSHPLLSTASRAGTPSTTSVKSPQLMGSVSMGMHSPSVSPNGPQKSPSMNMASPSWTSSPKPNMPSPGQQPTNGKGVGNGGTNPGETGPTPKASNQSTTSQPNSLNPSSAVSTSSPGGPPSQNPLSLIMSQMSKYAMSSAAPLYHEAIKTVSTSDDEMMPDKPLLPGMEASQLLISAQGGMCPPGSPQSPIGLLLQGQQQLSHGHQGPMLPSPNMLLSAMNSGALGGPGGRPGGMGPCNLPPLQNQGFPRMQGPPGQGGPPPHSPAGLLSQHFNQLSDDMLTPQQFHLLEKGLSHHQQSDGFPGSMRQDGPDLSDVIRPSHTGIPEFDLSRIIPSDKPSSTLSYFPKSEGMSHQPPSQQNLHHGQNMQQQSLPTQLLKQLSSGPQQHGNMPSSNPHIANLQNMMAEQQLALHPSQYGVRPGMPQGGGGGGGRGMMVGPMGPMGQPGHMMIRTGLGPQQQQQQFQQQQQQQAMMANSLQHHHPGNNPHPGMMSPQQQHSHNMMAQQNLMMMQAKQRGMGGMPGPGEPLGPQQGPLMSPQGLMMAHSHPGMMGGPQSIRQRRMSLNSPLGYAPPGSIHNMPF encoded by the exons ATGCACCCCGAAAACAAGCTGACCAATAATGGGAGGCAAGCCGTCAGCAGCTCAAACACTCAGACTTTCGATgtgaaccagcagcagcagcaaggtgtTGGACCTAATAAAGGTGTTGGTCTTGGAGGTCATGGAGTCAAAGCCGGTCAGATGTCTGCTGCAGCAGGACTGAGCAGCGTGGGGGGAGTGTCTGGCATCGGGGCCGGGGCTGGGGGAGCAGCCATGTTGAAGACCAAGACCAAACGGGAGAGAGGCGCCGCCGCTATGGAGAGAAGTGTCGCTATGGAGAGAGGCGTCGCTATGGAAAGAGGAGTCGCTATGGACGCGGGCGACCTTAGAGACGCAGTGGTGGCCCCAGCCCTGGAAGCAGACACTAAAG ACGGGGTTCTGCGCTGCAAGCGTCGCTGTGTGGTGGAGAGGAAGCTGCAGAGCTACAGTGGAGATGAGTGGGGCTCAGGAGCCGACTCCGAAGAGGACGAGGAGAAAGCCCACACTGCCGCACTTCACC ggGAGCGTGATATGACTGGTCCTGGCTCCTCCTCTGCTGTGGGTGGCCAGTCATCTGCTCCTGGCCCTGGGTTTGCCTTTGGTCCTGGTGGACTCCGCTCCGACCACCCCCGCATCGGAAAACAAGTCTATGTTTTCACCACCAACTTAGCCAATAG agctgCGGAGGCAGTGCTTCATGGGCACACAGACTCCATCGTTATGTTTCACAAGCAGAACGTCCACTGCACTAAGCTGGATCAG TGTATGCCGCCAGTGAAAAAGCTGCCCACCTTATCAGAACAGCTCAGCTCCAGAAACACACCACCCGCGGGGAAAAACAAAGCTCGAGGTGACGGCCAGAGGCCAGCATCAATGGGAGGACCACAAGCCGCCGGCACAGCACCCTCAAGCGGGCATCCGCAAGAGGTCGATCTGCCTCTTCACCCATCTCTGCCCGGCTCCTCCGACAATCCTTCCAGTCAGCAGCCTGTGCAAGGCAATGCTAGCCCACAAGCTGGGAGCAGAACAGCGGCTGGCGGTGGAGCAGAGGATGCGGCGGGCAGCTTGCCCCAGCTGACTGCAGGAGTGTCTCCCACCTCTGGCTCCACAGTGCTACCGGCACACCTccaggggggtgaggggggcccCCAGTGTGGCCCGTGTGGCCCCCCAGATGGACTGTCCAAGGAGCAGCTGGAGCACCGCGAGCGCTCCCTGCAGACGCTCCGAGACATCGAGCGGCTCCTGCTCCGCAGCGGCgtcggtggtggaggtggaggtggaggagggcctGACGGGGCCAATCCTGGTGCCAtgtacaacaacaacatcaacataaacaacaataacaacgccGACAACGCGGGCAGAATGCAAGAGGGCGGCGAGATGGCTAAGAACGCTGAGAACTTCAACAGCGACATGCTTCCCCTGGGGGCGTCGTATTTGGGCAATCTGAAGAAATACGAGGAGCCCTTGCAGTCGATCTTGTCACAGACGCAAAACCTGGGAGGATCCCGGCTGGAGGAGTCGATCTTGGGGTCCCAGCTCGGTTTGGGAGCCCTGATGCAGCACCAAGTCTCCTCACCTCCAGACCTAGACCTGGGAGGAGCACTGGGAGGAGACCCAGACGGGCTGACGCCCGAACAGATGGCCTGGAGGAGGCTCCAGGAGGAGTACTACCAGGAGAAGAGACGCCAGCAGGAGATGCACCCACACTCGCACCCACACCCGCCTCAGCACCACTACCGCATGATGGCGGAGATGGGCATGCCCCCCAGGGGTCTGATGATGCGGGGTCCCCCACCGCCGTACCACAGCAAAGCGGAGGAGCAGTGGGGGCCGGCAGCTATGATGGGCATGGGAAGGAACCCTCGACTGATGATGGACATGCATCCGGATGGTGGACCGCAAGGCCCGAGGTTTATGGGGCAGATGCAGAGAGGCGGTCCACCTGGGCCGGGGGGCTATCCTGgtagccctggaaggatgctggcCATGGAGGGTCTTCAGAGGTCTGGCATGGGCTGGGTGGAGGACTTGCCGATCAACATGGGTGGTGGAGGCGGCGGTGGTGGGAGGCCGCTGTTACACGGCTGCTACCCgcctggtggcggtggtggtggaggtggtggtcctGGTCCTCAACCCCTCCCTCCGGATGTGGAGCGGCAGCTTATGCGCGAGGAGGTGCTGCGCATCATGGAGAAGAGACAACACCTGCAGAGACTGGAGCAGGAGCAGCTGATgttgcaacaacagcagcaggaggaggcgcTAGTAGGACAATCACGGTTCATGGAGAACCCGGGAAGGCCCGACGTCCACAATCCAGACATGATGGTCGTCGGCCcccacggtggtggtggtggtggtgaccccATGGACTTCCCACATTCTCGAGCCATAATGGACTCTCCGCTGGGCAGGGGGAGGGAAGGCGACGGCCCCACCCTCGGACACCTGGGAGACTCTCCCTTAAGCGCTAATCTGGGCAGGCTAACTCAGGCTAACCTGAGTGCACAGGAACAGCAGATGCTGTTGAAACTGCGAGGGGTTAAtcgcggaggaggtggaggacccATGGGAGAACTTCTAAGCCCGGAGGACATTTCCCGCTTTAGAGCCGGCCCGCAGAATGGCCGCAACGGCGGCGGAGGTGGTGGTGCGGGCAAGACTGTAATCGCTGGGCCTGACGGATCTGTGCAATTTCCAAACCAAAGATTGTTTCGTGGTGGGGGACAATCAGAGAAGGCCTTCCTCCAACAACAGACCGATCAAGCAAATTTTGGGCCAGAGCAACAGGGGAACGGTCAGATAGGCAGCACACCACAGCTTAGCCACATGGCCATAGAGGCAGGAGGCCCCCGCGGAGGTGCTGCTGACCCCTGTCCTCGTCATCCCTCTGACCTGTCAGCGGTCAACGTGATTCCCATGGGCTCTCCGAGCACGGCCCCATCTCACCCTCTCAAGTCCCCCTCCTTGGGGCCGGAGCCCTCACCCCTCATGCCCTCTCCCTCCGCCTCGGTGCTCAAGTCTCCCACGGCCTTGTCCACCGCCAGCCCCTCTCATCCGCTCCTCTCCACCGCGTCCAGGGCGGGCACCCCTTCCACCACCTCGGTTAAGTCCCCACAGTTGATGGGCTCGGTGTCTATGGGCATGCACTCTCCCTCCGTCTCGCCCAACGGTCCACAGAAGTCTCCTTCCATGAACATGGCTTCCCCCAGCTGGACCTCGTCACCCAAGCCCAACATGCCCAGTCCTGGACAACAACCCACAAATGGGAAGGGCGTAGGCAATGGAGGCACCAACCCTGGTGAAACTG GTCCAACACCAAAGGCTTCCAACCAATCAACAACGAGCCAGCCCAACTCCCTGAATCCCAGCTCGGCCGTCTCCACTTCCTCCCCAGGCGGACCGCCGTCCCAGAATCCCCTGTCGCTGATCATGTCCCAGATGTCCAAGTACGCCATGTCCAGCGCCGCCCCTCTGTACCACGAAGCAATAAAGACCGTCTCCACTTCCGACGACGAGATGATGCCAGATAAGCCCCTCCTACCAGGCATGGAAG CCTCCCAGTTGCTCATCTCTGCCCAGGGTGGCATGTGTCCACCAGGAAGTCCCCAGAGTCCCATTGGGCTGCTCCTGCAAGGACAGCAGCAGCTCTCCCACGGACACCAGGGGCCCATGTTGCCCTCCCCGAACATGCTACTGTCGGCCATGAACTCCGGTGCCCTGGGAGGACCCGGTGGCCGTCCTGGAGGAATGGGGCCGTGCAATTTGCCCCCGCTGCAAAACCAGGGCTTTCCGCGCATGCAAGGTCCTCCAGGCCAAGGAGGACCTCCTCCACACTCTCCGGCTGGGCTGCTGTCCCAGCATTTCAACCAGCTGTCCGACGACATGCTCACGCCCCAGCAGTTCCACCTTCTGGAGAAAGGACTCTCTCATCATCAACAGTCAGACGGCTTCCCTGGCTCGATGCGCCAGGACGGCCCGGACCTGAGCGACGTCATCCGCCCGTCGCACACCGGCATTCCCGAGTTTGACCTGTCTCGCATCATTCCCTCCGACAAGCCCAGCAGCACCTTATCGTACTTCCCAAAGAGCGAGGGCATGTCCCACCAGCCGCCCTCCCAGCAGAACCTTCACCACGGCCAGAACATGCAGCAGCAGTCCCTGCCCACACAGCTGCTCAAGCAGCTCTCCTCCGGTCCGCAACAACACGGCAACATGCCCTCGTCCAACCCCCACATCGCCAACCTCCAGAACATGATGGCGGAGCAGCAGCTCGCCCTCCATCCCTCGCAGTACGGCGTCCGTCCGGGAATGCCTCAGGgcggcggcggaggaggaggaaggggcatGATGGTCGGCCCAATGGGGCCAATGGGTCAACCTGGGCACATGATGATCAGGACAGGTCTGgggcctcagcagcagcagcagcagtttcagcagcaacagcaacaacaggcCATGATGGCCAACAGCCTCCAGCATCACCACCCGGGCAACAACCCACATCCTGGTATGATGTCTCCACAGCAGCAGCACTCTCATAACATGATGGCCCAGCAGAACTTGATGATGATGCAGGCCAAgcagagggggatgggggggatgccGGGGCCGGGGGAGCCTCTTGGGCCGCAGCAGGGGCCACTCATGTCCCCACAGGGCCTCATGATGGCCCACTCGCACCCGGGCATGATGGGAGGACCTCAGTCTATCAGACAGCGGAGAATGTCACTGAACAGCCCCTTGGGCTATGCACCACCCGGAAGTATACATAACATGCctttttga